DNA from Azospirillum sp. TSH100:
TCGACGCCTTCGCCGTCGATCTCGTGCTGCGCAACGGCCGGGTCTGCGGCCTGCTGGCCTGCCATGGGCAAGGCTGGGTGCTGCACCGGGCGCCGCGCGTGATCCTGGCGACCGGCGGCATCGGCGCCGCCTTCGCCCGCACCACCAACCCGGCGGAAGCGACCGGCGACGGCCTCGCCATCGCGGCACGGGCCGGCGCCCGGCTGGCCGACCTGGAGTTCGTCCAGTTCCACCCGACCGCACTCGCGGTTGACGCCGACCCGGTACCGCTGCTGACCGAGGCGCTGCGCGGTGCGGGTGCCCTGCTGCTCGACAGCGAGGGCCGGCGCTTCATGCCGGACGAGCATCCGCTGGCGGAGCTGGCACCGCGCGATGTCGTCGCCCGCGCCATCGGCCGGCGCGTCGCGGCTGGGGAGCCGGTCTTCCTCGACCTGCGCCCGGCGCTGGCCGCCAAGCCCGACGGCTTCCCCACCGTGCTGACGCTCTGCACCGAGCATGGGCTCGACCCGTTCGCGGAGCCGATGCCGGTGGCGCCTGCCGCCCACTACCACATGGGCGGGGTGGTCACCGATGCTGACGGGCGCACCAGCCTGGAAGGGCTGTGGGCCTGCGGCGAGGTCGCCTGCACCGGCGTCCACGGCGCCAACCGGCTGGCGAGCAATTCCCTGCTGGAGGCTCTGGTGTTCGGCGCCCGCGTTGCCCGCGACGTGGCCGAACGGCCCCTGGCGCCTCTGCCACCCTTCGCCCTGCCCCGCCCGCCGGCGGTCGCCGCCGATGTCGGCCATCTCCTGCTCGACGCCATCGGGGCGGAGGCGCGGACGGCGCTCTATGAAGGCGCCGGGCTGGTGCGCGACGGGCTGGGGCTGCTGGCCGCCCGGCGCAAGCTCGACCGGCTGGCGGCTGCCCTGGACATGCTCCGCTGCGAGGATGGCGACGAGGCTCCGCCCGAAATCGTCCGCCATTGGGGCGAGGCGCGCAACCGGCTGCTGGTCGGCCGGCTGGTCGTCCATGCCGCCCTGGCGCGGGAGGAGAGCCGTGGCGCCCATTGCCGCAGCGACCACCCCCTGCCGAACCCCGCCTCCATCTCCCGCTCCCTGACCCTCAGCGATCTGGCCGGCACCACCGGCCCCCTGTCCGGAGACGCCGCATGCTGCATCCTCTGACCATCGAGCCCATAGTCCGCGCCGCCCTGGCGGAGGATCTCGGCCGGGCCGGCGACATCACCACCGACAGCATCATCCCGGCCAACGCGGTGGCGACCGCCCGCATCGCCGCCCGCAAGGACGGCCGCGTCGCCGGGCTGGAGGCGGCGCTGATCGCCTTCCGCCTGCTCGATCCCGACATCGCCGTGGCGCTGGAGCGGATCGACGGCGAGGACGTCCCCCCCGGCGGCACCATCGCCACGCTGACCGGCAAGGCCCGCGCCCTGCTGACGGCGGAGCGCACGGCGCTGAACCTGATGGGCCGGCTGTCCGGCATCGCCACCGCCACCCGCGCCCTGGTGCGCGAGGTGGAGGGCACCAAGGCCCGCATCGTCTGTACCCGCAAGACCACTCCCGGCCTGCGCGTTCTGGAAAAGCATGCGGTGAAGCTGGGCGGCGGTTTCAACCACCGTTTCGGGCTGGATGACGCCGTGCTGATCAAGGACAACCACATCACCGTCGCCGGCGGCGTGCGCCCGGCGGTCGAGCGCGTCCGCGCCGCCATCGGTCACATGGTCAAGGTGGAGGTGGAGGTCGACACGCTCGACCAGCTGGACGAGCTGCTGGGCCTGCCGGTCGATGTCGTGCTGCTCGACAACATGGACCCGGATACGCTGCGCCGCGCGGTGCGGAGGGTGGATGGCCGCCTGCTGACCGAGGCGTCGGGCAACGTCACCCTCGCCACCGTGCGCGCCATCGCCGAGACCGGCGTCGACATGATCAGCTGCGGCTGGCTGACCCACAGTGCCCCGAACCTGGATCTGGGGCTGGATATGTGAGGGTACGGGAATCAAAAAGCCCCTTCTCCACGCCTGAGGAGAAGGGGCTTTTTGCTGGAGTTCTTACGCCGCCAGCTTCTCGACCTTGCCGTCCAGGCCCATCAGCAGCAGTTCGACCTCGAGGTCCGGGTGGCGTTCCTTGACCATCGCCTTCAGCTTGGTCAGGTACTGGCCATGCACCTCGGACTCCTTGGCCGGATCGGGCGCCAGGTCCATGCCGAGGAAGACCTTGTAGGCGCCGCAGTCGCGGTGATCCATCACGATCAGCCGCTTGATGTGGTGCAGTTCCTTGGCGACCGCGACATGGTCCCAGAAGGCGTCGCCCCAGGCCGGCTTCTTGTCGGTCAAGGCACCCAGGCTGGCACCGGCCAGGATGACATGGTCGTAATTGGCCTGCAGGTTGCGGGCATTCATGTAGCTGGCGACATGGCCCATCAGACGATAGTCCATGCAGGACAGCAGAAGCGTGTCGACGCTGCCGGCCAGCGCCGGGCGGCTCATCATCATCGGCGCCATCAGCGTCACGCCGGCGCCCAGCGTCGCCAGCTTCAGGAACCCGCGGCGCGAGCTGTGCTCGCCCTGGCAGCAGCCATGGTGATGACCGGTCGAATGATCCATTGTGCCCTCCCAACACGCCCCGAACCCGTATCGGGGGTTTCACGCGCGATGGTGGCAGCTGATTGTTAAAAATTTCAATATAGGGTCTTCCGCCATATGGAAAAGCAATAAAAATTTACCTCTGCGGCATTTAATGGATAATGCGGACCACAACCCTGTTTCAATGGTTGTTCAATCGCCAAAGAAAACGGGCCGCCCGGTGAGGGGCGGCCCGTTCCGATGCATGGGCATTTCCTGGTCGTCAGCGTTCGGCTTTCACCCGCCGCGCGTGGTGCTCGGCGCCGGTGTTCCGGCCGACCCGACGGTGCTGGAGGCCGGCGGCGGCGATGCGCTCGCGCTGTGGTTGGGCGAACAGTCCGCGTTGGCGATCCCCGCCGTCAGGAGAGTGGCGAGACCGAACAAAGCGGCGACGACCGGACTGGCTCCATGAGACATTGGATCACCTCCTTTCTGAAACGTTGCGACCACCAACAGATTGACACAGTACGGCGCTCGGTCAATGGCCGAATCAAACAATCGCGATACCGTCTCCCAATGGAACAGGTCGGGACCTTGACCTTGAGCGGCGTTATCGGGTTTCCAGCAGCCCGCTCATCGTCGCGAACAGTTCGGACTTCGCTTCGAAGCCGACACCGGGCAGGTCGGGCAGCCGCACCCGGCCATCCTCGACTGCGATACCGTCGGCGAAACCGCAGAAGGGCTTGAAGACGTCGGGGTAGGACTCGTTGCCGCCCAGATGAAGGCCGGCGGCGATGTTCAGCGACATCTGGTGCCCGCCATGCGGCACCACCCGGCGGCTGGACCAGCCATTGTGTTTCAGCATGTCCAGCGTGCGCAGATACTCGACCAGCCCATAGCTCAAGGCACAGTCGAACTGAAGCCAGTCGCGGTCGGGCCGCATGCCGCCATGGCGGATCAGGTTGCGGGCATCCTGGTGGGAGAACAGGTTCTCGCCGGTCGCCATCGGCCGGTCATAATGGTTGGCGAGTTCGGCCTGCAACGCATAGTCCAGCGGGTCGCCGGCCTCCTCGTACCAGAACAGGCCGTAGGGCTTCAGCGCCTCCGCATACTTGACGGCGGTGTCGAGGTCGAAGCGGCCGTTGGCGTCGACGCACAGGTCGGCACCCGACCCGACCACCTCCAGCACCGCGTCGATGCGGCGCAGATCCTCCGCCAGCGGGGCACCGCCGATCTTCATCTTCACGACCTTGTAGCCACGGTCGCGATAGCTGCGCATCTCGTCCTGAAGCGCCTTTACATCCTTGCCGGGATAGTAATAGCCGCCGGCCGCATAGACCCAGACGCTGTCGTCGGCCACCCCGCCGCGGTAGCGGTCGGCCAGCAGGCGGTAGAGCGGCACGCCGGCGATCTTCGCCACGGCGTCCCACACCGCCATGTCGATGGTGCCGACGGCGACGGAGCGCTCGCCGTGGCCGCCCGGTTTCTCGTTGGTCATCAGCCGCGCCCAGATGCGGAACGGGTCGAGGTTCTCGCCCGTGTCGTCCAGCAGGCTGTCGGGGTCCGCCGACATCAGCCGGGGAATGAAGCGCTCGCGCAGCAGCCCGCCCGCGGCATAGCGGCCGTTCGAGTTGAAGCCGTAGCCGATCACCGGCTTGCCGTCGCGCACCACGTCGGTGACCACCGCAACGACGCTGCACGTCATCTGGCTGAAATCGATGAAGGCATTGGCGATGTCGGACTTGATGCCGGCGGTCTGCTCGCGGATTTCGACGATGCGCATGGCGGTTTCCCTTGCAGCGTGGTGGCGCGTTTCGTGACGGCACTGTAGGGATGATGCGGGCCGCCCGGCCAATGCCAAGGTCGGAACGCATCATGCGGGTTCGGCATAGGGCAGCGGACGACCGGCCCGGCAGACGTGACGTAAGATTGGGCGATGGAACTCTCCTGGCTCGACGATTTTCTGGCGCTGGTGGATTGCGGCAACTTCTCCCGTGCCGCCGACGCGCGCCACCTGACCCAGCCGGCTTTCAGCCGGCGCATCCGCGCGCTGGAGGATTGGGCCGGCACCCCGCT
Protein-coding regions in this window:
- a CDS encoding L-aspartate oxidase — encoded protein: MTSSTPYDVRDAEVIVVGSGLAGMTAALQLAPRAVTLITKTAGLPGGSSLYAQGGIAAAVGTGDRPEDHAADTVAAGAGLVDAAMAALLTRDGAAQVRRLLEDGLPFDRAPDGSPLLGREAAHGAARIVHAGGDATGRTLVTALAERLRATPSVRVEIDAFAVDLVLRNGRVCGLLACHGQGWVLHRAPRVILATGGIGAAFARTTNPAEATGDGLAIAARAGARLADLEFVQFHPTALAVDADPVPLLTEALRGAGALLLDSEGRRFMPDEHPLAELAPRDVVARAIGRRVAAGEPVFLDLRPALAAKPDGFPTVLTLCTEHGLDPFAEPMPVAPAAHYHMGGVVTDADGRTSLEGLWACGEVACTGVHGANRLASNSLLEALVFGARVARDVAERPLAPLPPFALPRPPAVAADVGHLLLDAIGAEARTALYEGAGLVRDGLGLLAARRKLDRLAAALDMLRCEDGDEAPPEIVRHWGEARNRLLVGRLVVHAALAREESRGAHCRSDHPLPNPASISRSLTLSDLAGTTGPLSGDAACCIL
- the nadC gene encoding carboxylating nicotinate-nucleotide diphosphorylase, whose amino-acid sequence is MLHPLTIEPIVRAALAEDLGRAGDITTDSIIPANAVATARIAARKDGRVAGLEAALIAFRLLDPDIAVALERIDGEDVPPGGTIATLTGKARALLTAERTALNLMGRLSGIATATRALVREVEGTKARIVCTRKTTPGLRVLEKHAVKLGGGFNHRFGLDDAVLIKDNHITVAGGVRPAVERVRAAIGHMVKVEVEVDTLDQLDELLGLPVDVVLLDNMDPDTLRRAVRRVDGRLLTEASGNVTLATVRAIAETGVDMISCGWLTHSAPNLDLGLDM
- a CDS encoding carbonic anhydrase, yielding MDHSTGHHHGCCQGEHSSRRGFLKLATLGAGVTLMAPMMMSRPALAGSVDTLLLSCMDYRLMGHVASYMNARNLQANYDHVILAGASLGALTDKKPAWGDAFWDHVAVAKELHHIKRLIVMDHRDCGAYKVFLGMDLAPDPAKESEVHGQYLTKLKAMVKERHPDLEVELLLMGLDGKVEKLAA
- a CDS encoding mandelate racemase/muconate lactonizing enzyme family protein, with the protein product MRIVEIREQTAGIKSDIANAFIDFSQMTCSVVAVVTDVVRDGKPVIGYGFNSNGRYAAGGLLRERFIPRLMSADPDSLLDDTGENLDPFRIWARLMTNEKPGGHGERSVAVGTIDMAVWDAVAKIAGVPLYRLLADRYRGGVADDSVWVYAAGGYYYPGKDVKALQDEMRSYRDRGYKVVKMKIGGAPLAEDLRRIDAVLEVVGSGADLCVDANGRFDLDTAVKYAEALKPYGLFWYEEAGDPLDYALQAELANHYDRPMATGENLFSHQDARNLIRHGGMRPDRDWLQFDCALSYGLVEYLRTLDMLKHNGWSSRRVVPHGGHQMSLNIAAGLHLGGNESYPDVFKPFCGFADGIAVEDGRVRLPDLPGVGFEAKSELFATMSGLLETR